Genomic window (Desulfurobacteriaceae bacterium):
ATGCTTGAGGTAAGTTAAAGAGGTAAATAATGGAAAAGCGGTTTGAGGTTAAGCAGGACCTTTGGTTTGTGTGGGGGCCATTAATTTTTGATTTTCTTCTTTTTGTTATAGCCCTATTTATGGATAGCTTTTTTAGGTGGGTAGGAATTATTATTTCCCTTGGACTTGCCGGTCTTGTTTTATGGCAATCTCGTCCAATGTTTAAAAACTTTAAGCTTGTCCTTACTCCTAAGGAAATAAAAGTGTTGGACTTTAAAGGCAACACTGTCAGGAAGCTTGACTATAAGAAAGTTTTGGGTGCTGTAGGTGGTTTCAAAAAGACGTGGAAGATTTACACTTATAACTTTTACTTTAGAGTAAAAGGAGACGAGGACTTGAGCTTTGTTCTCGTATCAAGGGAACCCAACCTTGCAAGTAAGTTTCAAAACTTTTTAAAAGTTTTTGTTAGAAAGAAAATACCAGTTCAAATTTTAAAAGGGTGAGGTGATGAGTAGATGAAAGAAACTTCTACAAGATTGGTTCTCCACTTTCCAAAGGAAACCTGGGATAAACCTGTAATCTATAAACTAGTAAGAGATTTTGATCTCATTGTTAACATCTTACGTGCAGAAATTCTTCCACGAATGGAAGGTTCGGCAGTAATAGAGCTAAGAGGTAGCAGGGAAAAGATAAGTGAGGCGGTTAAGTTTTTAAAAAGCATAAATATAAAGGTAAAACCTTTAGAGTTAGACATTTTCAGGGAAGATGAAAAGTGTATCCATTGCGGTGCATGTATAGCACCTTGCCCTACAAATGCTTTCTATTTAGACCAGAAAACCTTTAAGGTAGAATTTGCAAAAGAAAAGTGTGTAGGCTGTGGACATTGTATTCCAGCTTGTCCGTTGAGGATTATCTACTCTGCAGAGTTTTAGCATGTTTCTAAAACTTGGAGAATGGTACATAGACATCGATAGAGTCTCAGCTTATAGAATATACAAAGAAGGAGACCATTACAGACTAACCTTCTACATAGAAGGAAAAGAGTTTTTGGTTGATAAGACCTTCAAGAGCGAAAATGAAGTTCACGACTGGCTTGATGATTTGCACTTGTATATTCCTGACTTAAGTTTATCAGATACAGTGATTTTAGATGATTTAAATGAAAAAAACCTTAAAACTAAAGTTTTAAAGAAAGCAAAGGGATTAAAAGAAAATTTCCTTTCGTTTTTAGCATTTACTCTTTTTATTTTCTTCCTTATCTCACTTATAACTGGAATGGTTTTTATCTTAAAAATTATTTGGAACCTGGTAGACAGATTATTAAATTCTACCCAAGTACTTCACTAGGAACTGTTATATAAATCTTTGAAACCTTTCGAGAAAGAGCTTTTACTGCGTCTGTCGGAGCAACATTGGAAAGTTCCTCTATTCCACCATCTACTTTTACTTTTATAATTTCATCTTTCGAAGGAGAGTAATAAGAGTACGCAACTTTCGATGGTTCAACAATTTCAAAGTAATACTTTGGATTAAATCCTGCTTTTTCAACTTTATCTCTGTATTCAAGAACTTCTACAGGTCTAACCTCTAAAGTTCGGAAAAAGTTCCTATTAACAAGCCTTCTACAGAGGTCAGACAAGATAGGGTCTTTTGCCTCAAAAAGAGAGTAGATAGAAGAAATCACGTTGCTATCTGTAAGCCTAAAAAACTTATCAACGTTTTCTGTTCTCAAGACCTCTTTTAAGGTTTCGTCCATAGAAAGCTTTTCGTCATTTAGGACAAGTTCTCTTATCCTTTCTACTATCTTTATTAGTAAAACCTGAACAGAAAGATTTACTTTATGGAAGTAAACTGCCCAATACATTTCGTATCTTGACATAATGTATGATTCAAGAGCGTTAAATCCCTTAAAACTCCAAATAAGTTCTCCATTCTCTAAAAGTGCTGAAGCTAATATTCTATTAACATCAACCTTTCCAAAAGAAACACCTGTATAGAAAGCATCTCTTCTTAGATAGTC
Coding sequences:
- a CDS encoding HD domain-containing protein, coding for MKKYKLLMDPVYDEFILVERGGILEKILDSFYLQRLRYIRQLGPCYYVYPGAEHSRFQHSLGVMWLSRKAINFLTLKGFEIDEFLRTSILVAALTHDLGHSPFSHALEGVILRKKHEELSLYALDCLREELNLEKDLIENVKKILSKKHHLSFSYQLISSQLDCDRLDYLRRDAFYTGVSFGKVDVNRILASALLENGELIWSFKGFNALESYIMSRYEMYWAVYFHKVNLSVQVLLIKIVERIRELVLNDEKLSMDETLKEVLRTENVDKFFRLTDSNVISSIYSLFEAKDPILSDLCRRLVNRNFFRTLEVRPVEVLEYRDKVEKAGFNPKYYFEIVEPSKVAYSYYSPSKDEIIKVKVDGGIEELSNVAPTDAVKALSRKVSKIYITVPSEVLG
- a CDS encoding NIL domain-containing protein, which gives rise to MKETSTRLVLHFPKETWDKPVIYKLVRDFDLIVNILRAEILPRMEGSAVIELRGSREKISEAVKFLKSINIKVKPLELDIFREDEKCIHCGACIAPCPTNAFYLDQKTFKVEFAKEKCVGCGHCIPACPLRIIYSAEF